In Erigeron canadensis isolate Cc75 chromosome 7, C_canadensis_v1, whole genome shotgun sequence, one DNA window encodes the following:
- the LOC122607380 gene encoding histone-lysine N-methyltransferase, H3 lysine-9 specific SUVH1-like, translated as MEHPFSSGADSVPTGPINKHAVLTVKPLRRLVPIFPTQPDSNAPPTSNFASIPPTGPFPPGAAPFFPFYASNATPKQGTGTQPGHGRAYPIPSPVPINSFKSPVSAAGNGDIGSSRRSTRSRTDLDEDDYSQSDGYGNMDIGSDGVGEKKSVTRKKTRAGNPNSSYDADIDSMVNSLLRSFNLLEIDTFRQANSDKEFVDVVVVVYNLLRRKITQLDDVTAGVSAQARRPDLRAGTICMTKGARANVKKRIGAVPGVDVGDIFFFRMEMCLVGVHAPSMAGIDYMGVKVSGDEEPLAVSIVSSGGYEDEGDDGEVLIYSGQGGVQRKDKQQMDQQLVRGNLALEKSLHRANEVRVIRGLKDYAHPTGKVYVYDGLYKIHESWIEKAKSGVNIFKYKLVRVAGQPEAFTLWKSIQQWKDGVTTRPGVILPDLTSGSESLPVSLVNEVDGEKGPAYFTYTSSLKYVKAFSSTSSSPFCNCTGGCQPGSICPCVQSNGGYMSYTSLGVLLSHNSLVHECGKSCVCPLSCRNRISQAGLKARLEVFKTKDKGWGLRSWDPIRAGAFICEYAGIVIAENGMDFDDNYIFDATRSFVPLEPFPNDEPAKFPFPLIISAKNEGNVGRFMNHSCSPNVYWQPIVRESQDESSFHVGFFAIKHIPPMQELTYNYGLVSADKAGSRRKECFCGSSRCIGYFY; from the coding sequence ATGGAACATCCATTTAGTTCGGGTGCGGATTCTGTTCCTACTGGGCCAATAAACAAGCATGCAGTTTTGACTGTTAAACCGTTGAGACGTCTTGTTCCGATATTCCCAACACAGCCTGATTCTAATGCACCACCAACTTCAAACTTTGCGTCTATACCTCCAACTGGCCCGTTCCCACCTGGTGCCGCTCCGTTTTTCCCTTTTTACGCCTCAAATGCTACTCCAAAACAAGGTACAGGAACACAACCAGGTCATGGAAGGGCTTACCCGATCCCCTCACCAGTTCCTATAAATTCTTTCAAGTCACCGGTATCAGCTGCAGGAAATGGTGATATTGGGTCGTCTAGAAGGAGTACTAGAAGTCGTACAGATTTAGATGAGGATGATTATAGTCAAAGTGATGGTTATGGGAACATGGATATTGGCAGTGATGGTGTTGGTGAGAAAAAGTCGGTAACTCGCAAAAAAACTAGAGCGGGGAATCCGAATTCTAGTTATGATGCTGACATTGACTCGATGGTTAATAGTCTGTTGAGATCTTTCAATCTCTTGGAAATCGATACTTTCCGTCAGGCCAACAGTGACAAGGAGTTTGTTGATGTTGTAGTAGTGGTTTATAATCTGCTCAGAAGAAAGATTACCCAACTTGATGATGTAACAGCCGGTGTTTCAGCACAAGCACGACGTCCGGACTTGAGGGCAGGTACTATCTGTATGACCAAAGGGGCTCGGGCGAATGTCAAGAAGAGGATTGGAGCGGTACCTGGTGTTGATGTTGGTGACATTTTCTTTTTCCGTATGGAGATGTGTTTGGTTGGAGTGCATGCTCCAAGTATGGCGGGAATAGATTATATGGGCGTCAAGGTCTCTGGAGACGAAGAGCCATTGGCTGTCAGTATTGTTTCCTCTGGAGGATATGAAGATGAAGGTGATGATGGTGAAGTGCTAATTTACAGTGGTCAAGGGGGTGTTCAGAGGAAAGATAAGCAACAAATGGATCAGCAACTAGTTAGGGGTAACCTTGCTCTCGAAAAGAGCTTACACAGGGCTAACGAGGTACGAGTCATTCGGGGTCTTAAGGATTATGCACATCCAACTGGGAAGGTATATGTCTATGATGGCTTATACAAGATACATGAGTCGTGGATTGAGAAAGCAAAGTCTGGGGTAAATATATTTAAGTACAAACTGGTTAGAGTTGCTGGACAGCCTGAAGCATTTACATTGTGGAAATCAATCCAGCAATGGAAAGATGGTGTTACTACGCGGCCTGGGGTCATCTTACCTGACCTTACTTCTGGATCCGAAAGTTTACCCGTTTCTCTTGTAAATGAAGTGGATGGTGAAAAGGGGCCTGCTTATTTTACGTATACATCAAGCCTTAAGTATGTAAAGGCATTTTCTTCAACCTCATCTTCCCCATTCTGCAACTGCACAGGTGGATGCCAACCTGGCAGCATCTGCCCTTGTGTTCAAAGTAATGGAGGCTATATGTCATATACCTCGCTTGGTGTTCTTCTGAGTCATAACTCATTGGTACATGAGTGTGGTAAATCTTGTGTTTGCCCTCTTAGTTGCAGGAATCGTATTTCCCAGGCGGGTTTAAAAGCCCGTCTAGAGGTGTTTAAAACAAAGGATAAGGGTTGGGGACTTCGGTCATGGGATCCCATACGTGCTGGAGCTTTCATTTGTGAGTATGCAGGCATAGTGATAGCGGAAAATGGAATGGACTTTGATGATAACTACATTTTTGATGCTACTCGCTCCTTTGTGCCCTTGGAACCTTTCCCTAATGATGAACCTGCCAAGTTTCCATTTCCTCTAATCATCAGTGCCAAAAACGAGGGTAATGTGGGTCGTTTTATGAACCACAGTTGCTCGCCTAATGTGTATTGGCAGCCAATTGTTCGTGAAAGTCAAGATGAATCATCTTTTCATGTTGGATTTTTTGCGATCAAACATATTCCTCCTATGCAAGAATTAACATATAACTATGGATTGGTATCAGCTGATAAAGCTGGCTCGCGGAGGAAAGAGTGTTTCTGTGGATCGTCGAGATGCATTGGCTATTTCTACTAG